GACGGGACGGTCGGCCGACGGAGCGGCGGGGCGGTCGATCGCCGACCACGGCTCCCGGCCCGGCATCTGCGCGCCGACCGGGCAGGTACGCCGGTAGTCGCACCAGCCACAGCGGGGACCGGCCACGGCGGGGAACGCCTCGTCCGGGTCGGACCCGTCGGTCACCGCCCGCTCGGCGGCCATGATGTCCCGGGCGGTGTCCTCGGCCCGGGTGAGTTGGCGGGCCAGCGACTCGGCGGTGTGGTCATGCCCCGCGACGGTGCCGGTCGGCAGGTGGTGCAGCTCCACCCGGCGGCACGGCCGACGGAAGGTCCGTTCGGCGGCGTACGCGTAGAGGGCGAGCGCCTGCGACCCGCGCGCGTCGTCGGCGTCGGACCCGCTGCGGCCGGTCTTGTAGTCGACGATGACCAGTTCGGGGCCGTCGGGACCGGGGCGGGAGTCGATCCGGTCGGCCCGCCCGTTGAAGGCCAGCACAGCGGTCTTGACGGCGACCACCCGCTCCACGCCCAGCGGGTCGTCGCCGGGGTCGAGGGTGGCGACGTACCCCTCCAGCCAGCCCAGCGCCCGCTGGTACGCCGCACGCTCCTGCTCGTCGTCGCGGTAGCCGTCGCGGACCCAGGTGCCCTTGAGCAGCGCGGGCAGCGCCTCGGGACGACGACGGTCGACGGGCAGCGCATACCAGTTCTTCAGGGCGGTGTGCACGCTGGAGCCGAGGGAGTTGTGTGCCCACGGCGGCCCCTTCGGCGGGGCGGGCCGGTCGAGGTAGGCGTACCGGTAGCGGCGGGGGCAGTCGGTGTACGCGCCGAGTTTGCTGGGTGTGCAGGTGAAGAGCCGTTCGGGCATGCCGGCGAAGCCGAGCTGTTCGGGTTGGCCGGAGCGGGGCCGGGGCGTACCGGCGGAGGAGGCTCGTCGCACCCTGCGATCCTGCCAGCCCGGTACGACAGCCCCGTACCGGCCCGACGGCGGGTCAGGCCGTGTTCACGTACTGGGTGACGAAGGCGGCCACCGCGTCGGCGATGAGCTGCACCGCGATGGCGGCCAGGAGCAGGCCGGCGATCCGGGTCAACACCTCGATGCCACCCGGCCGGAGGATCTTCACGATCCCGCCGGAGAACCGCAGCACGACCCAGACCGCCAGCATCACCGCGATGATCGCGGCGGCGATCGCCGAGATCTGCCCCACCCCGTCGGCCTGCTGCACGAACAGCATGGTCGCCACGATCGCGCCGGGGCCGGCGAGCAGCGGGGTGCCCAGCGGCACCAGGGCGATGTTGGAGGTGACCTGCTGGCTGGGGTCGTCGGCCTTGCCGGTGAGCAGTTCCAGCGCGACCAGGATCAGCAGCAGGCCCCCGGCGGCCTGCAACGCCGGCAGGTCGACGTGCAGGTAGGCGAGGAGGGTCTGGCCGGCGACGGCGAAGACCACGATGACGCCGAGCGCCAACGCGACCGCCTGCCAGGCGGCCCGGTTGCGGTCACGGGCGGCCAGCGGGCCGGTCAGGGCGAGGAAGATCGGCATCATGCCCGGCGGGTCGACGATGACCAGCAGGGTCACGAAGACCTCACCGAAGAGCTTGAGATCCACCGGACGAGGGTAGCGGTGCCGCTGGCAGGCGGAACGCGGATCACCCGGAAGCGACGCCGGTCACCCCGGAGGCCGCCGCGACGATCCGCTCGTACGCCTCCGGCGCGGTGGTGTGCGCGCCCAACCGGACGGTCTTGTGGCTGCCGTGGAAGTCTGACGAGCCGGTGACCAGCAGGCCCAGGTCGGTGGCGAGGCGCCGGACGTGCGCCGCCTCGGCGGGGGTGTGGTCCTCGTGGTCGGCCTCCAGGCCGGCGAGCCCCGCCCCGGCCAGGTCGGCGATCAGCGCATCGGGGACGATCCGGCCCCGCCGGCTGGCCCGGGGGTGGGCGAACACCGGCACGCCGCCGGCCGCCCGCACCAGGGCGACAGCCCGGAACACGTCGATGTCCTCCTTGGGCAGCCGGTACCGCTCGCCCAGCCAGTCCCGGCCGAACGCCTCGGTGGTGGTGGCGACCAGGCCGGCCCGGATCAGCGCGGCGGCGATGTGCGGGCGGCCGACCGTGCCCCCGTCGGCGGCGGCCAGGATCTCCGGCCAGCTCACGTCGATCCCGTCGGCCCGCAACAGCGCCACGATCCGTTCGCCGCGCTCCTCCCGGGCCTGGCGTACCCGGGCCAGCTCGGCGACCAGCTCGGGGTGCTCCGGGTCGAACAGGTACGCCAGCAGGTGCAGCGGCAGCGCCGGTTCGGCACCGTGCCAGCGGCAGGACAGCTCCGCGCCCCGCACGAGGCTGAGCCCGGCCGGCAGCGCGTCGACCGCCGCCGCCCACCCGGCGGTGGTGTCGTGGTCGGTGATCGCCACGACGGTCAACCCGGCGTCGGCGGCGGCCCTGACCAGCTCGGCCGGGCCGAGCGTGCCGTCGCTGGCGGTGGAGTGGGCGTGCAGGTCGATCAGCGGGCGCGCGGGCATGATCCGACGCTACCCGGCGGGGCCACCACCGCCGTGCCCAGTCGATCCGCCCGGCCACCGCCGTCCTGGGGCGATCCGGCCCGGCCACCGCCCTCCCGGCCAGGCCGCGGCCCCGGGGTCAGTCCGACCCGGCCACCACGACGGGTCGGATGTCGGCGTTGGCCCCGGCCACCGGGGTCGAGGTGGCCCGCGCCCCGGCCAGGACCTCGTCGGGACGCATCCGCGCCAGGGCGCCGCCCCGGTCGACGTAGGTCGCGTTCCGGGTGTCCGTCCAGGCCACCACGTCGCCGATCACCGGTCCGGCGGTCCGTTGGGGGGCGGCACCGCCGGCCAGGTCGACCAGGATCGCGCCGTCCGCACCGGCGAGTCGACCGTTGACCAGCAGCCAGCGCCCGTCGGGGGAGACCGCGCCCCGGCCGTCGGCGGCAGGCGTCGACTCGCACCGGGTGGTGTCCTGGCTCAGGTCGGGGCCGAGCAGGGCCAGACAGCTCCGGGCTCCGGCGCGCACCCGGGCGACCAGCCGGCCGTCGGACCTGGCCCCGTAGACGTCGAGGACGTGCGGCGCGACGGCGCCGGGCGGCGTGCCCGGGGACGGACGCCACAGCAGGTGACCACCCTGGGGGCCGGCCCGGAGCAGCACCTGGTTGCCGATGAACCGGACCGGGACCATCCCGGCGGGAGCCGGCTCGCCGACCACCGCGAGGAGCTGGCCGGCGACGATCCCGGCCGAGAAGATCCGTCCGTCGTCGCGCCAGGCCACCTGCCGGCCGTCCGGCGACACGACGATCTCCTCCGCCCCGGCGAGCAGCGCCTGCGGTTCACCGCCCGCGGGCACCGTCCAGAGGGTACGGCCGGCGACGGTGGCCGGCCCGGTCAGCAGCCAGCCACCGCGGTCGGGCAGCCGCTGCGCCCGTTCGACCGGCCCGATGCCGAGGTCGTACCGCTGGCCGGTGGCGGTGACCAGGACACCGGCCACGATCAGGTCGACCTCACCGTCGGCCGGTCGTTCCGCCGGGACGGGCGCGACCGGTCCGGCGGAACGGGAGGCCACCCCGCGCGGGTCGCCGAGCACCACGGTCGGGGTGGTGGTGCGGTCCGCCTGCCCGCCGAGCTGGGTCATCCCGCCGGTGGCCAGGGCGGTGGCGATCCCGGCCAGCGCGAGCCCGGCGACCGTGCGCCGACGGCGCGTCCGCCCGGCCCGGCGGAGCGCCAGCCCGGCCGGGTCGAACGGCAGCCGGTGCGGGACGGCGACCCGCTGGGCGAGCGTCTCCCGCAGCGCCTGCTCCAGCCGTTCCTCGTCGGTCACGGCGAATGGACGCTCGGGGCGGCCGGTCTGGTTGCCCGGTCGGGGTGACGAGGGGTTCATCGGGTCTCCGCGGTGACCGGGGTGGCCCGGGTGGGTGTCCGGGAGCGGTCGGCGGCCCGGCCGGGCGGGGTCGGGCGGGGAATCCGGGCCGGCTGGACGGCCGGCGCGGTACCGCCGGCAGGCGCGGCACGGGCAGCCTGTGCGGCACCGGCGGCCGGCGCGGCACGGGCAGCCTGTGCGGCACCGGCGGCCGGCGCGGCACGGGCAGTCTGTGCGGAGCGGGAGGCCGGGGCCGGGCGGGGGGCGGGATCGGCCGGGAGGTCGAGCTGCGCCTCCGCCCCGAGCCGGCGGCGCAGGGTGGCCAGCGCCCGGGACGTCTGACTCTTCACCGTTCCCGGGGAGATCTCCAGCAGGGCCGCTGTCTGCGCCTCCGACAGGTCCTCGTAGTAGCGCAGCACCAGCACCGCGCGCTGCCGGGCGGGCAGCGCACGCAGGTGCCCCCAGAGGACGTCCCGGTCGAGGTGCTGGGCGATCTCGTCCACGCCGGCCCGTTCGGGCAGTATCTCGGTGGGCCGCTCACCGTGCCACCGTCGTCGCCACCAACTGGTGGACGTGTTGACCAGCACCCGTCGGGCGTACGGCTCGACCGCCTCGATCCCGCCCAGCCGCCGCCAGGCCAGGTACGTCTTGGTCAGCGCGGTCTGGAGGAGGTCCTCGGCGGTGGCCCAGTCCCCGGTGAGCAGGTAGGCGGTACGCAGCAGGGCACCGGAGCGCGCCGCCACGAAGTCGCGGAACTCGTCCTCCAGCGGATCCCGGTCGGCCACCGCTCACCTCCGCGCCCCGTCCTGCCTGGCAGGTTGTCATGCCGGGCGACACCCGGTCGACGGCGGAAGGGGTGCAGTTCGCCCGCCGGACGGACGAGAGCCTTCAGGCGCCGTCGTCGGCCTTGGCCTCGTCGGCCTCCTTGCCCAACCGGGCCTCGACCGCCTGCGGCTCGTACATCTCCTCGACCACCCGCAGGTAGAGCTCGTTCGGGTTGGGCAGGTTCTTGATCTCGCGTAGCGCCTGTTCCTGGCCGGCGGATTCCAGCACGAAGGTGCCGTAGTTGAGTGCCCGGCCGGTCGGGGTCTGCTCGTACTTCATGTCGGTGACCCGGGCCAGTGGCATCATGGCGACCTTGCGCGTGACGATGCCGTTGACCACCATGACCCGCTTGTTGGTCAGGATGAACCGGTCGTACCACCAGTCGGCGACCTTCCAGGCCACCCAGCCCATCGCCGCGAACCAGAGCAGCACCGCGATGGTGGTCAGCGCGCCGACGTCCTGGCCGGCGAGGAAGCCGGAGAGGTAGCCGAGCACGAAGGTGGCCGCCACGCCGACGATGATCGGGGTGGTGAGGTGGATCCAGTGCCGCTTCCACTCGCCGCGGTACCGCTCGGTGGGGAAGAGGTAGCGGGCGACCAGCGAACTGGGCTCGTCCTCCAGCGGAAGGACCCGGCGGGGGGCCATCCCCTGGGAGTCGGACCGCAGCCCGGCCAGCTCCTCTTCGGAGATGACCGGCTGCTGGTAGCCCGCCTCCGGATCACGGCCCCAGGCACGTCCCTCACCGGCGTACGCCGGGCCGTCGCCGTAACCGGCGTCGTCCGAGAAGGACGGTCCGTTGGAGAGTCCCGCACCGGACCCGTAGCCCGGACCCTCGTCGGGCCGGTATCTCGGGATCGGTTCGGTGTCCCGCTCCCGGCGGTCCCGGCCGGGATCGTCCGGGTCGAACGGGGGTCCGGAGGGGCTGCCCATCGCTGGCTAGGCGACGAGGCTCGTGAAGAAGTCACCAAAGCCCTGGGCGATGTCCACGATGCCACCGCCGAGCGACTTGAAGACGTCCGCTGCCGAATTTGGCCGGTAGGCAACGAAGAAGATCAAGAATGCGATACCGGCCCAGGTGAGGACCTTCTTGACCATAGCGGGCCATCCTCTCGCGCGGCGCCGGGTCCATTTACCGCAGCGGCACCCACAGTATCAGCATGGTGCCGCAGCGTGAATATCTGCGTCCCATCTCCGACTCGCCGACAGGGCCGTCAGGCCCCGCCGTGCAGGTACGGAGACGGTGCGCCGTACACGAGCTCGGGCGGAGTCCACTCGGTGAGGTCGTGCAGGACGACATCTTCCGCGAGGAGGTAACCCGCGCTCGCCGGCCAGGCTATCGCATGGAGCCACATTCCCCGAGCCTCACCGGCGTACGCGCTTCGATCCGTTGCCGAATTGATCAGCCACAGTGGAGTCGGGTGGCCGCCGGCCCGGATCCGCGCCGGCTCGACATGCTCGGGATGACCAGGGCCGGGGCCCGGTCCGGCCAGCACCTCCGTCAACTCTGGACCGGGATCCGGGCCGGCCACTCCGGCGAACCGGGTACCCAGTCCGACCCCGGGCTCCTCGGCCACCAGCACCAGCTCGGCCGGTCCGCCGCCGAGCGGCGCCGGACCGGCGCAGGCGACGGCCGTGGCCCGGACGCCATCGGCTTCGTCGCCGGCCCAGGCCACCCCGGTCACGGTCCAGCCGGACGGCAGCGGCCAAGGGCACCACAGCGGCATCGCGGGCCGCTCCGGGCCGCTCTCGGCAGCCACCCGGTCCACCACGCTCGCCACGATCTCGGCGTCGATCCGCTCGGGCACGTGCAGCGGGGCGACCGGCCCGCACCGGACGCAACGCGAGGAACCGTTCATCAGGTCCGGCGGGCGCACCTGACCCGCACACCTCGGACAACTCACCACGACACTCACATCCCCACCGTGGCCCCACGATCCGGGTCCGT
Above is a window of Micromonospora rifamycinica DNA encoding:
- a CDS encoding RecB family exonuclease, which translates into the protein MPERLFTCTPSKLGAYTDCPRRYRYAYLDRPAPPKGPPWAHNSLGSSVHTALKNWYALPVDRRRPEALPALLKGTWVRDGYRDDEQERAAYQRALGWLEGYVATLDPGDDPLGVERVVAVKTAVLAFNGRADRIDSRPGPDGPELVIVDYKTGRSGSDADDARGSQALALYAYAAERTFRRPCRRVELHHLPTGTVAGHDHTAESLARQLTRAEDTARDIMAAERAVTDGSDPDEAFPAVAGPRCGWCDYRRTCPVGAQMPGREPWSAIDRPAAPSADRPVALPAD
- a CDS encoding MarC family protein, whose product is MDLKLFGEVFVTLLVIVDPPGMMPIFLALTGPLAARDRNRAAWQAVALALGVIVVFAVAGQTLLAYLHVDLPALQAAGGLLLILVALELLTGKADDPSQQVTSNIALVPLGTPLLAGPGAIVATMLFVQQADGVGQISAIAAAIIAVMLAVWVVLRFSGGIVKILRPGGIEVLTRIAGLLLAAIAVQLIADAVAAFVTQYVNTA
- a CDS encoding PHP domain-containing protein; this translates as MPARPLIDLHAHSTASDGTLGPAELVRAAADAGLTVVAITDHDTTAGWAAAVDALPAGLSLVRGAELSCRWHGAEPALPLHLLAYLFDPEHPELVAELARVRQAREERGERIVALLRADGIDVSWPEILAAADGGTVGRPHIAAALIRAGLVATTTEAFGRDWLGERYRLPKEDIDVFRAVALVRAAGGVPVFAHPRASRRGRIVPDALIADLAGAGLAGLEADHEDHTPAEAAHVRRLATDLGLLVTGSSDFHGSHKTVRLGAHTTAPEAYERIVAAASGVTGVASG
- a CDS encoding WD40 repeat domain-containing protein, coding for MNPSSPRPGNQTGRPERPFAVTDEERLEQALRETLAQRVAVPHRLPFDPAGLALRRAGRTRRRRTVAGLALAGIATALATGGMTQLGGQADRTTTPTVVLGDPRGVASRSAGPVAPVPAERPADGEVDLIVAGVLVTATGQRYDLGIGPVERAQRLPDRGGWLLTGPATVAGRTLWTVPAGGEPQALLAGAEEIVVSPDGRQVAWRDDGRIFSAGIVAGQLLAVVGEPAPAGMVPVRFIGNQVLLRAGPQGGHLLWRPSPGTPPGAVAPHVLDVYGARSDGRLVARVRAGARSCLALLGPDLSQDTTRCESTPAADGRGAVSPDGRWLLVNGRLAGADGAILVDLAGGAAPQRTAGPVIGDVVAWTDTRNATYVDRGGALARMRPDEVLAGARATSTPVAGANADIRPVVVAGSD
- a CDS encoding SigE family RNA polymerase sigma factor yields the protein MADRDPLEDEFRDFVAARSGALLRTAYLLTGDWATAEDLLQTALTKTYLAWRRLGGIEAVEPYARRVLVNTSTSWWRRRWHGERPTEILPERAGVDEIAQHLDRDVLWGHLRALPARQRAVLVLRYYEDLSEAQTAALLEISPGTVKSQTSRALATLRRRLGAEAQLDLPADPAPRPAPASRSAQTARAAPAAGAAQAARAAPAAGAAQAARAAPAGGTAPAVQPARIPRPTPPGRAADRSRTPTRATPVTAETR
- a CDS encoding PH domain-containing protein, whose product is MGSPSGPPFDPDDPGRDRRERDTEPIPRYRPDEGPGYGSGAGLSNGPSFSDDAGYGDGPAYAGEGRAWGRDPEAGYQQPVISEEELAGLRSDSQGMAPRRVLPLEDEPSSLVARYLFPTERYRGEWKRHWIHLTTPIIVGVAATFVLGYLSGFLAGQDVGALTTIAVLLWFAAMGWVAWKVADWWYDRFILTNKRVMVVNGIVTRKVAMMPLARVTDMKYEQTPTGRALNYGTFVLESAGQEQALREIKNLPNPNELYLRVVEEMYEPQAVEARLGKEADEAKADDGA
- a CDS encoding DUF6758 family protein, with product MRPPDLMNGSSRCVRCGPVAPLHVPERIDAEIVASVVDRVAAESGPERPAMPLWCPWPLPSGWTVTGVAWAGDEADGVRATAVACAGPAPLGGGPAELVLVAEEPGVGLGTRFAGVAGPDPGPELTEVLAGPGPGPGHPEHVEPARIRAGGHPTPLWLINSATDRSAYAGEARGMWLHAIAWPASAGYLLAEDVVLHDLTEWTPPELVYGAPSPYLHGGA